GTGCCTTCGGCGGTGGCCGTGGCCGATCTCCTGGCCAGGGAGGCCGACTTCTTCAGTATAGGAACCAACGACCTCATCCAGTACACGCTGGCCATAGACCGGGGCAATCAGGAGGTGGCAGAACTTTACGAACCCCTGCATCCGGCGGTCCTGAGATTTATCAGGACCACGGTGGAAGCCGCCCATCGGGCCGGAATCCCGGTGGCCATGTGCGGAGAGATGGCCGGCGAACTCCTCTATGTCCCGGTGCTGGTGGGAATGGGGCTCGACGAACTCAGCATGAATCCGCAGAGCCTCCCGGAGGTGAAACTCTTCATCCGGGAGCTCTCCTTTGAACGCTGCCGGGAGGTGACCAACCGGCTCCTCCTCCTCACCTGCCAGGACGAGGTGCGCGAGGCCCTGGCCGAGGCCTTCGGAAAGCTTCTCTCCCGTTTCACTAGATCCCTTTGGTTTGAATGACCGAGAGTCGTTTGCGCATCTTCTCCATGAGAAGATTGAGCTCGCTCTTCAGTTCCGCAAGAGTCTGGTGCTTGCGACGGTAAACCCTTTCCAGCTCCGAGAGCCAGTATTCCAGGACCTCTCTTTCCCGGTTGACCAGTTCCTGCTGAACCTTCCGTTTGAGGTTCTCGAGAAGCCGGGGATCCATGGGCTAAATTGTAATCCGCATCAGGTCGCGGGCCAAGAGGATCTCCCCGGAGAAGAACTTTCGGGCCGGGGTGAGGAGGTCGGCCTCGTCGCAGGGGGGATAGAAGTGGGTAAGGAGGAGCCGTTTTGCCCCGGCCTCCGCGGCCATGCGAGCGGCCTGAGAGGGGGTGGAATGGCCGGGCACGGGGTTTTCCTCCGGCGAGGCGCACTCGGCCACCAACAGGTCCGCCTCCCGGGCCAGCTCCGCCACCTCCGGGCTGTATTCCGTGTCCCCGGTGTAGGCCAGGATCTTCCCCCCGGCCTCGATCCTCACCGCGAGACTCTCCGGATTGTGCCGGGCCGGAGCGGTCTCCAGAACCAGATCCGGAAGGACCAGGCGGCTCTTCTTTCCCCGCGGCCGTTCCAGGATCTCGAAGAGTCCCTCCGGGGGGTCAATCCAGGACCCGAAGGCCCCCTTCAGGGCCTCGTAAAAGGCCCGGAATCCCCGGGCGGAGATGAGACGCACCGGTCGCTCGCGGGTAAAACCCAGGCGGTAGCGGGTGGCGAAAAGGTAGGGCACCAGGTCCGCGACATGATCCGGATGCCAGTGGGAGACGAAGAGGTAGTCCGGATCGTTCAGGTCGTAGCCGGCCTCGGTGAGACGGCGCAGGGTCCCCGGGCCGAGGTCGAGAAGAAACACCCCGGCCCCCGTGCGGAGCAGATACCCCGCGGCATTTCGTTCCCGTCGGGGCCAGCCGGTCCCCGAACCCAGAACGATCAGTTCCACCTCTCCTCGACCTCCCTGAAGAGTTCCGCGATCTCCCTTCCGCCCCGGCGCAGGGCCTCCCGGGCCAGTACCTCAGCGGCCTCGGGTTCACCCTTGTAATGGCGATAAAGAAGGGAGAGGTAAGCCAGGGCCCGGGCCGGAGCCTCGCGGGAGCGAGCCACCTCCCGCAGGACCGCAAAGGCCTCCTGAAAATCCCCGGAACGATAGAGCACCTCCCCGTAGAGGGTTTTACCGGAGAGGGAAAGCCCGGAGCGGCCGCTCAGAACCTCCCGGGCCTCTTCGATCCGGCCGGAGAGGAGGAGTTCCCGGGCCAGGGCCTCGGCGAAAAGAGAGCGGCGCCCGGAAAGCTCCCAGGCCCGACGCAAAAGGGTCAGGGCCTCCTTCCTTTCGCCCCGTTCGGAAAGGACTTCCCCCAGGTTGTAATGGATCAGGGGATCGTCCGGGGACAGACGCAGGGCCTCCCGCAGGACCTCTTCGGCCCGATCCGGAAAACCCAGCGAGCGGCAGACCAGGGCGAGACTGTTCAGGAGATCGGCCGGCTGACGGGTCCCCTCCCGGGCCCGTTCGTAGGCCGCAAGCGCGGCCCCGAGATCGCCCCAGTCGGCGTAAAGATCCCCGAGCACATGGTAGGTAAAGAGATCGAAGGAGACCAGACCACCCCCGGCCCGACGGGCGTGTTCGCAGGCCGCGTACGCCATGGCCAGCGGCGGACCCTTCGGTTCCCCGGAGTAAAGCCCCCCGCAGAGTCCCCCTCCCCGGCCGAGGATCCGTCGCGCGGAGGCCCCGTACCGAAAGAGAAAAAAATCCCCCAGCAAAAGCCCCCTCAGCCCCCGGGGGGGTTCCCTGAGACGCAAAAGGGCCAGAGGACCTCCCCTCCGGAGGAATCGCTTTATACGCGAAAGGTCCGCCAGGAAAGGAGCGAGGTCTTTTTCCGCCCTGGGAGAAAGATAGGTCAAACCGAAGAGACGGGCCAATTCCAGTTTTCTTCGGGCCGTCTCCAGATCGTCCATCGCCGTTAGCTTCACCGGCACGGCCCGGAAAGCCCGGCGTCCACGCCAGAGTTCGCGCACGAAACCGCGCCCGTCCGTAACGCCGTCGGGAAGAAGGTACTCATCCCCGGAGAGCTTCAGGGCCCCGGCAGGAGGTTCAAGCCCCCGGCCCTTTATCAGGAGACCCCGCACCCCTCCTCTCGAAAGAAGCCGGGCCAGGACCCTCTCCCCGGGATAACCGTCGCAGGCCGAGGAAAGAACCAGGTTCTCTACCAGAAGACGGGCCAGCTCCTTAAGGGTCGGAAACCAGCGTTTGGCCTCGGGAAGGGGGGACCTTTCGGAAAAGAAGAGCGCGGCCGGCACTCGACCGAAAATAAGGATGTTCCCCTCCTCGGGACGCAACCTGGGAGAACCGTGCGGAGCAATACGCCGGAGTTCCTCCTCCGCCTCGGCCAGATACAGATCCAGATATTTCTCCCAGCCTCGGGGTTCAGGCACCCTGAGCAAACCTCCTGAAGGCTTCCACCACCAGGGGGAACTCCTCCGGAAAGACGGTGCGCACCTCGAGAAGAAATCGACCCTCCTCAACCCGGCCTACCACCGGGGGGCTACCGGTGCGCAGGTGCTCGTGCAGCTCCTCGGCGGAAAGGTCCCGGGCCTCCACCGCCACCGCCCAGGAGGGCAAATCCGCCACCGGAAGCGCTCCCCCACCGGTCCGACACACGGTGGGCACCACTTTAAAGGAAAAACCCGGAAGTCCGACCCGATCGAGGAGGCGTTTAAGTCTTCGGGCCTCCCGACGAACCTCTTCGGCGGGCTTCAAAATCATGCGAAGCACCGGAATCCTCTCCACGGCCAGCCTCTCGTCGAGATAGAGCCTCAGCGTGGCCTCAAGTCCGGCCAGCGTCAGTTTGTCTATCCTGAGGGCCCGATTCAGGGGGTTCTGCCGGATCCTTTCCACCAGCTCCCTCCGCCCCACGATGATCCCGGCCTGGGGGGCCCCCAGGAGCTTGTCCCCGGAAAAGGTCACCACATCCACGCCGGTCCTTACTATCTCCTGGACCGTGGGTTCCCGGCGCAGGCCGTAACGGGAAAAGTCCACCAGACAGCCGCTTCCCAGGTCCTCCACCACCGGGATCCCGTAACGCCGGCCCAGGGCCACCAGTTCCGCCCCGGAGACCTCCCGGGTGAAACCCACGATGGCGTAATTGCTCTTGTGGACCTTCATGAGAAGGGCGGTGTTCTCGTTGATGGCCTCCTCGTAATCCCGGAGGTGCGTGCGGTTGGTGGTGCCCACCTCCCGCAGCACGCATCCGGCCCAGGCCATGACCGCGGGCATCCGGAAGGACCCGCCTATCTCCACCAGTTCCCCCCTGGAGACGATCACCTCCCGCCCCCGGGCAAGGGTGTTGAGGGTGATGAGCACCGCGGCGGCGTTGTTGTTCACCACCAGGGCCTCCTCGGCCCCGGTTAGTTCCCTAAGAAGACCGGCCACATGCTCGTAACGGCTGCCCCTCCGACCCTCGGCCAGACGATACTCCAGATTGGAGTAACCACGAGCCACGGAGAATATCTCCTCCAGGGCCTCCCGGCAAAGCGGCGCCCGCCCCAGATTGGTGTGCACCACCACCCCCGTAGCGTTCACCACCGGACGGAGATGAGGAGAGGCCTCCCGCAAAAGGACCTCCCCGGCCAGAGCCAGGACCTCCCCCCTATCGAGGTGATCCCGACGGCCCTTAAGGATCTCCCCCCGCAGAAGATCCGCGGTCTTCCGGGCGGCACGGGTGTAAAAGACCTCCGGATAACCCGGATGTCTGCGGGAGAGCTCCTCGGCCAGAAGGTGAACCGCCGGTATCCTGGAAAGTAGAGCCTTCTCTTTTTCCTTCATCCCGGATACCCTTTATACCATGCGTTTCCCGGTTCGTCTCCTCCTTCTGGCTCCCGGTCCCCTGCGTTACCCCTTCGTAAAGGAAGGGCTTTCCTTTTACCGGGAAAGATTGCGTCCCTTCCTGGACTTTCGGGAGGTATTCCCCCGGGTCCGGGGGAAGGGGAGTCCGGAGGCTCGCCTCCGTGAGGAGGGAGAGGTTCTGAAAAGGCACCTTCCTCAGGGGGCCTATGTGGTGGCCCTCGACGAAAGGGGACGGGTGCTCGGAACGCGGGAATTTTCCGCCTGGCTCTCCCGGGTCTTTCTCGAAAAACGCGAGATAGCGGTGGTGTGCGGTGGACCGGAGGGGCTCTACCCGGAGATCCTGGAAAGAGCCGATTTCCGGCTGAGCCTTTCTCCCCTCACCCTCAACCACGAACTGGCCCTGCTGGTCTTTTGTGAAGCCCTCTACCGGGCCCTCACCCTCCTTTCCGGACACCCCTATCACCGGGAATAATCCGGTTTTCTTTGACAAGCCCCGGGGCCGAGGCTTAAAATGTAAACTAAACTGGTATAGGGGGGATTAGATGAGAAGAAGAATACTGATCGTTCCCCTGATAATCCTATTTCTTGCCGGCTGTGCGATCCAGGGCAGAGGGGCTAAGGTTAAGGCCCCGGTCTCCCCGGCCCCGCCGGCCAGACCGGTCCTTCAGTCCACGGATCTCCCGGATCTTGTTCTCCCCCGCGAGCTCAAGATCGTTCAAGAGAAGACCCTTCTCGTTCGTACCCCCTCCTATGTAGGGGGGCTCATCACCGCCCGGGGAAGAGTCACCCGGGATTCTCTGGTGACCTTTTTCCGCAAGCAGCTCTCCGCCCGGGGATGGAAGGAGATGGGCTACATAAAGTACAAGAATGTGCTTCTGGCCTTCAGGCGCCCCAACGGGAGCTGTTTCATCTACATCACCTCCTCGGGACTCGGGGGGCTTGAAGTCAGAATCTGGGCCAGCGAGAGTCTCCGGGAGACGGCTCCCTCCGCCGGAGGGGCCCCTCTTCCCTCCTATCCGTAGATGATCCTTTCCGGGCGCAGGATCCTTCTCGGAGTCTGCGGAGGGATAGCGGCCTACAAGGCCGCGGAACTGGTGCGCGTTCTGCGCCGCCGTGGCGCGGAGGTACAGGTAGTCCTCACCACCGGAGCCGAGGCCTTCGTTACCCCCCTTCTCTTTGAGGCCCTTTCCCGGAAAAGGTGCTTTACCCAGCGGGACTTCCTGAGCCCCCAGGGGGGATTCATTCCCCACACGGAGCTGGCGGCCTGGGCGGAGGTCATCGTGGTGGCTCCGGCCACGGCCTCCTTCTTGGCCAAACTGGCCCGGGGGGAACCGTCCGATCTCCTCACGGCCATCATCATGGCCTCTCGGGCACCGGTGCTTCTGGCTCCGGCCATGAACGCCAACATGTGGCGGCACCCGGCCACCCGGGAAAATGTGGAACGCCTGCGCGGCTTCGGGTACCGAATCCTTGAGCCCGAAAGCGGGGAGCTGGCCTGCGGGGCCGAGGGGCCGGGCCGGCTGGCCTCCCCAGAACGACTGCTCCTTTACGCGGAGTCCCTTCTCACCGAAAGGAAACTCTCCGGAAGGAGGGTGCTCGTCACCGGAGGGCCCACCCGGGAGCCGCTCGACGCGGTGCGCTTTCTCTCCAACCCTTCCTCCGGAAGGATGGCCGTGGCCCTGGCCCGGGCGGCCTGGCTTCTGGGAGCCGAGGTGCACCTGGTTCACGGGCCGCTTTCCGTCTCTCCGCCCCCCGAGGTCGGAACCTATCCGGTAAGGACGGCCGGAGAAATGCTCGAGGTGGCCGGAGGGCTTTTCCGGGAGAGCGATCTCGCCGTCTTTGCCGCCGCGGTCTGCGATGTGCGCCCGGAAACCCCCCTTACCGGAAAAACACCCAAGGAAAAACTTCCCCGAAACCTTCCCCTGGAACCCACTCCGGACATCGCCGCGGAACTGAATTCGCGCAAACGCCCCGGACAGGTCTCGCTGGGATTCGCCCTGGAGGAGCCGGAGAACCTCCTGGCCCGGGCCCGGGAGAAACTCGAACGCAAGAACTTCGACTTCGTCGCCGCCAATCCCCTCTCGGCCTTCGAGGAGGAGGAAACGGAGGTCTTTCTCCTGTCGCGGGAGTCTGAGGGGCCCCGGCACTTTCTAGGTCCCAAGGAGGAGGTGGCTCTGAGGATCCTCGAGGAGGTGGCCCGTGCCCTATGAGGCCCGTCTGGCCCGGGTTCGGCGGTGGCTCAGACGCCGCGGGGGCGGGGCCCTTCTGGTTTCCTCACCGGAAAATCGCCGGTATCTTTCGGGGTTCAGCCCCGGGGATGTGAGCCTCTGG
The window above is part of the Thermosulfurimonas sp. F29 genome. Proteins encoded here:
- a CDS encoding MBL fold metallo-hydrolase, encoding MELIVLGSGTGWPRRERNAAGYLLRTGAGVFLLDLGPGTLRRLTEAGYDLNDPDYLFVSHWHPDHVADLVPYLFATRYRLGFTRERPVRLISARGFRAFYEALKGAFGSWIDPPEGLFEILERPRGKKSRLVLPDLVLETAPARHNPESLAVRIEAGGKILAYTGDTEYSPEVAELAREADLLVAECASPEENPVPGHSTPSQAARMAAEAGAKRLLLTHFYPPCDEADLLTPARKFFSGEILLARDLMRITI
- a CDS encoding lipopolysaccharide assembly protein LapB; translated protein: MPEPRGWEKYLDLYLAEAEEELRRIAPHGSPRLRPEEGNILIFGRVPAALFFSERSPLPEAKRWFPTLKELARLLVENLVLSSACDGYPGERVLARLLSRGGVRGLLIKGRGLEPPAGALKLSGDEYLLPDGVTDGRGFVRELWRGRRAFRAVPVKLTAMDDLETARRKLELARLFGLTYLSPRAEKDLAPFLADLSRIKRFLRRGGPLALLRLREPPRGLRGLLLGDFFLFRYGASARRILGRGGGLCGGLYSGEPKGPPLAMAYAACEHARRAGGGLVSFDLFTYHVLGDLYADWGDLGAALAAYERAREGTRQPADLLNSLALVCRSLGFPDRAEEVLREALRLSPDDPLIHYNLGEVLSERGERKEALTLLRRAWELSGRRSLFAEALARELLLSGRIEEAREVLSGRSGLSLSGKTLYGEVLYRSGDFQEAFAVLREVARSREAPARALAYLSLLYRHYKGEPEAAEVLAREALRRGGREIAELFREVEERWN
- the selA gene encoding L-seryl-tRNA(Sec) selenium transferase — translated: MKEKEKALLSRIPAVHLLAEELSRRHPGYPEVFYTRAARKTADLLRGEILKGRRDHLDRGEVLALAGEVLLREASPHLRPVVNATGVVVHTNLGRAPLCREALEEIFSVARGYSNLEYRLAEGRRGSRYEHVAGLLRELTGAEEALVVNNNAAAVLITLNTLARGREVIVSRGELVEIGGSFRMPAVMAWAGCVLREVGTTNRTHLRDYEEAINENTALLMKVHKSNYAIVGFTREVSGAELVALGRRYGIPVVEDLGSGCLVDFSRYGLRREPTVQEIVRTGVDVVTFSGDKLLGAPQAGIIVGRRELVERIRQNPLNRALRIDKLTLAGLEATLRLYLDERLAVERIPVLRMILKPAEEVRREARRLKRLLDRVGLPGFSFKVVPTVCRTGGGALPVADLPSWAVAVEARDLSAEELHEHLRTGSPPVVGRVEEGRFLLEVRTVFPEEFPLVVEAFRRFAQGA
- a CDS encoding 23S rRNA (pseudouridine(1915)-N(3))-methyltransferase RlmH, which codes for MRFPVRLLLLAPGPLRYPFVKEGLSFYRERLRPFLDFREVFPRVRGKGSPEARLREEGEVLKRHLPQGAYVVALDERGRVLGTREFSAWLSRVFLEKREIAVVCGGPEGLYPEILERADFRLSLSPLTLNHELALLVFCEALYRALTLLSGHPYHRE
- the coaBC gene encoding bifunctional phosphopantothenoylcysteine decarboxylase/phosphopantothenate--cysteine ligase CoaBC, with the translated sequence MILSGRRILLGVCGGIAAYKAAELVRVLRRRGAEVQVVLTTGAEAFVTPLLFEALSRKRCFTQRDFLSPQGGFIPHTELAAWAEVIVVAPATASFLAKLARGEPSDLLTAIIMASRAPVLLAPAMNANMWRHPATRENVERLRGFGYRILEPESGELACGAEGPGRLASPERLLLYAESLLTERKLSGRRVLVTGGPTREPLDAVRFLSNPSSGRMAVALARAAWLLGAEVHLVHGPLSVSPPPEVGTYPVRTAGEMLEVAGGLFRESDLAVFAAAVCDVRPETPLTGKTPKEKLPRNLPLEPTPDIAAELNSRKRPGQVSLGFALEEPENLLARAREKLERKNFDFVAANPLSAFEEEETEVFLLSRESEGPRHFLGPKEEVALRILEEVARAL